The genomic region CAGTCCGTTGTCCGTCAGCGTGGATGCTGGCGGGCCGTATGCGCCGATCAGGCGGGTGAGTTCGGCGGCGACGGCGGGGCCTGTAAATGCGGCGGCCGCGGTGATTGACAACAGGTATCGCGAGTGGTCGTCGAGGAAGTCGAGGACTTCTACCCGCGTGTTATCAGCGAGGAAGAGGTGGGTGATGTCGGCTTGCCAGCATTCGTTGGGCATCGCGGCTTCGAAGCGGATGTAGGAGCTTTTCGGCTTCTTTTGCGGCTGCGGGGTGATCAAGCCCTCGTTGGTGAGGATGCGGCGGATCGTTGAGGTTGAGGGGGCGCGTTTGCCGGCCTGTTCGAGGTGGTAGGCAATGGTTTCGGGCCCGGCGTCGAGTCCGTGTCGGGTGAGTTGTTTGCGGATGCTGATGATGTCGTTGCGTAGTGCTTCCGGGACGGCGTGCGGGTGGGTGTGCGGGGCGCGTGATTTCGGTGCGATTGCCTCGGCGCCGCCGGCGTCGTAGGCGTTGAGGATTTGGTGGACGCGTTGGCGCGAGATGCCGAATCGTTTGGCGACGTTGGTGGGTGTGCCGCCTTGGCCTCTGACGGCTCTGACGATGGCGATGTTGCGGTTAGGACTGTTCATAGTGTCAAACATGTCCCGACTCACCAGTCAAACGTCACCGACACGACTGAGGTAACCCTAAGTGTCAACTATGACGCGACTGACCTGTCAAGGATCACAACGCCTTCCGCAGGCACACCCCGTCAAATATGTCGTGACTTCAGACACCTCCGGGCGCACGCTCGCTTTCACCCCCGCTTCGGCGGGGGTTTCGGCGTTTCTGGGGTGCGGGGTCTGATGGATTCCGCCGCGAAGTGCCACGGCAATGGGCAGAAAAATGCCCCGCCGGCGGGGGCGGGGCTGGGGTGCGGAGGCGTTAGCTCTGGCGGGTCTCCACCACCGGGGCCGCGACAGTTGCGACCGGCTTGTTGTTGCCGTTGCTGCTGCCGCCGACGGTGACATCGACACCGTTGACGCGTGGGATGCAGGTGCGGACGGCTGCGGTCACGAGCAGGGCAGCGACGACACCAACTGTGGCGCCACCTGCGGCGGTGACCTGCGCAGGCTCGATGTTGAACTGGCGTGCAGCGTCGTTGAATGCGCGCTCAGCCCGCTGGGCAGTGTCGCTGAGGCCCGGGACGTAAACCTGGCTGGCCAGTGCCAGCGGGATCAGAGCGACCAGCGGGAGACCCAAGCCCACCAGGGAAGCGATGCAGCGCGGGTCGGAGGAGCCGCCGTCGACGCCGACGTTCGCATCGATGAGGTGATCGCCGTTTTCGTCCTGGCGCTTGCGGGAGGAGCCGAAGCCCACCAAGCCGCCGTTGGCGTTGCCCGTGACGAGCACCTCAGCGTTGGCGTTGCCGGTTGCCACGACACTGTTGTTGGACCCGTTGTTGGATGGGTTCGCGTTGCCGGTGACGACGGCGCTGTTGTTGGACCCGTTGTTGGATGGGTTCGCGTTGCCGGTGACGACGGCGGAGTTGTTCGACCCGTTGTTGGATGGGTTCGCGTTGTTAGTCACCACGGCGCTGTTGTTGGACCCGTTGTTGGATGGGTTCGCGTTGTTAGTCACCACGGCGGAGTTGTTCGAGCCGTTGTTGGATGGGTTTGCGTTGTTAGTCACCACGGCGCTGTTGTTGGACCCGTTGTCGTTGGCGTTGCCGGTCACAACTACAGACGGGTTCGCGTTGCCGGTGACGACGGCGGAGTTGTTCGAGCCGTTGTTGGATGGGTTCGCGTTGTTAGTCACCACGGCGGAGTTGTTCGAGCCGTTCTCGTTGGCGTTGCCGGTGACGACTACGGACGGGTTGGCGTTTCCGGTGACAACTACGGACGGGTTCGCGTTGCCGGTCACCACGGCGGAGTTGTTCGAGCCGTTGTTGGATGGGTTTGCGTTGTTAGTCACCACGGCGCTGTTGTTGGACCCGTTGTCGTTGGCGTTGCCGGTCACAACTACAGACGGGTTCGCGTTGCCGGTGACGACGGCGGAGTTGTTCGAGCCGTTGTTGGATGGGTTCGCGTTGTTAGTCACCACGGCGGAGTTGTTCGAGCCGTTCTCGTTGGCGTTGCCGGTGACGACTACGGACGGGTTGGCGTTTCCGGTGACAACTACGGACGGGTTCGCGTTGCCGGTCACCACGGCGGAGTTGTTCGAGCCGTTGTTGGATGGGTTTGCGTTGTTAGTCACCACGGCGCTGTTGTTGGACCCGTTCTCGTTCGCGTTGCCGGTAATGACCGGGTTCGCGTTGCCCGTGATGACTACCGTCGGGTTGGCGTTGTTGGACAGATTGTCCTTGATCTCGACAGTCGGGTTGGCATTGCCGGTGATGACCGGGTTGCCATTGTTGGACAGGTTGTCCCGCGGGTTGACGTTGTCGGTGATGACCACGTTCGGGCTGCCGTTGTTGTTGCCGATGTTCGACGGGTTCGCGTTGTTGGTGATCACAACGTTGATCAAGCGTCCCGCGCCGTCACCGCTGGTTCCACCCTGATTGCCGCTGGTTCCACTCTGATTGCCGGTGTTTCCGCCCCCGTTACCGCCGGTTAAGCCACCGATGATGTCGCCCAGGCCGCCGATCAGATTGCCACCGGTACCGGCACCGATCAGGCTGCCCAGGATTGGCCCGAGGATGCTAGCGACGGTGCCTGCCGTTTCTGCGGGTGTCTTTGACGGGTTCTTGGCCGCAATCTTCAGGGTGGTCTTGAACGTGTCAGTTCCGTCGTTCACCTCAATCGGAAGGTCGAAGTCGCCCTCCTTGAACGTGGTTGGTGGGGTGACGCGGATGGTGGTGCCGTCGTTGGAGACGGACCAGCCAGTCGGCAGAGCGGCTCCGCTCTTAGACACGCTGACGCCCTCCGGCAGGGTGATTCCCTCGACGGACTGCGCTGACGTGGACTTCTCAAAGTCCATCGGGTAGCGGGAGGTCAGCTGGTTTTCCCATTCGGCGCCCGGGCGCTCGTTGATGATGTTGACGCGCAGCGTCGTGTCAAAGGTCTCGCCGGCGGCGGTGGTCACGCGCACCGGGATGTCCTTCTTACCTGCGCCAAAGGCGGCGGTGGACTTCGGGCGGATCAGGGTCAGCGTGCCGTCGTTGTTGTTGAAGCCCCAGTTGAAGATGGTGTTCGTGCGCGGTGCGACGGTGTCGCCGGGCTGAAGCTGCAGCCCTTCGACTACAGCTTCATCGGTGTTCCAGAAGTTTGCGGTGTCGAAGCGCGGCTCGAAGGTGGCGGCAGAGGTGCCTTCGCTTGTCGACGGCTGCTCCGCCGGCGCCGGTTCAGCATCACTCGTCGGCGTGGTTGTCTCCTGGGCCTGGACAGGGGAGACAAACGGTGCCACGAGGGCAAGGGACAGGGTACCTGCCGCGATGACAGTACGGCGGGAACGGACGGACTTTGCCATGGTGGCTCCTTTAGGGGGTCAGCGGATTGTCAGCGATGTATGACACGTATCGCAGATCACGCCTAGATTTTTACACATATATGGCAAGAATCAACGCGCCTGCGACAAATATTTTCCGGGTGGGTACCCTCACCGTGTGACTACGGCCAACGCGGCGGCGATCGCGCACCTGGAAAAGCAGCTCAACCGGCACCGGTTGGACTCCGGCGACCTGGACGGCCTCCACGAGGAGCTGGCAGAAATCCCGTTGCACGATGTGGTGCACGTGGTGGAGCGTCAGCCGTCGAAACGCGGCGCTGTGCTCATCCGCCTGCTGCCGCCGGAGCGTGCCGCGGCGGCGTTCGACGCTCTGGATCCCGCCCACCAGGCCGAGATTGTGGAGGCGTTGGGGCGCGACGATGTCGCCGGCTTGTTCAGCGCCCTCGGCCCCGAAGACCGCGTGCGCATGCTGGATAACCTGCCGCCGCAGATCGCGGAGCGTTTCCTCGGCGAGCTGGACGAGGACGCGCGTGCGGACACCGATCTCATTCTCGGCTACGAAAAGGGCTCGGTCGGGCGTGCGATGAGCCCGCAGGTGGCGGCGGTGGGGCCGGGGGAGAGGGTGCGGGACGTCGTCGACAAGCTCAAAGCAAACGCCGACCGCCTAGAGACCATCTACACCATCGCTGTGGTGGGCCAAGAGCGCACGCTGTGCGGCGTGGTGGGGCTGCGCGACCTGTTCAAAGCCGCGCCGGACGCGGCGGTTGGCGAGGTGATGCGCGAGTTCCCGTCCGTGCAGGTCAGCGACGACGCGGAGGACGCCGCGCGCCGGCTGCTGTCTTCGGGGCTGCTCGCGTTTCCTGTGGTGGACGACGGCAACCGCCTCGTGGGCATCTTCACCTTCGATGAGGCCCAAGACATCGTCGAGCACGCCGACAGCGAGGACACCGCGCGACAGGGTGGCTCCGAATCGCTGAAACAGCCGTACCTATCCACGCCGGTGCTCAAACTCGTGCGCTCGCGCATTGTGTGGCTGCTGGTGCTGGCACTCTCCGCGATTTTGACCGTGCAAGTCCTGGGCATTTTCGAGGACACCCTCGCGCAGGTGACTGTGCTGTCGCTGTTCATCCCGCTGCTTACCGGCACCGGCGGCAACACCGGCAACCAGGCTGCCACCACAGTGACGCGAGCTCTTGCGCTTCACGACGTTTCTAAAGGCGACATCATCAAAGTCATGTGGCGCGAATTCCGCGTGGGCGCGACCCTGGGCGCGGTGCTCGGCGTGTTGGGATTGGCCATCGCGTGGGCCGTTTTCGGGCGCGACATCGGAATAGTGATAGGAAGCACACTATTTTGTGTCTGCGCCATGTCCGCTACCGTCGGCGGCATGATGCCGATCGTGGCCAAGACCGTCGGCGCGGACCCGGCCGTGTTTTCCAACCCGTTCATCTCCACCTTCTGCGACGCGACCGGCTTGCTTATCTACTTCGCCATTGCAAAAACGGTGCTCGGGCTGTAGTGGCGGGTGTTTTGCCGGTTTGACCTGCTGTTTTGGCGGTGTGTTCACCTGGGTGTAATGTTCTTCTTCGTTGTCCGCGAGACAGCAACAACTAAAAAGCGCCCGTAGCTCAACGGATAGAGCATCTGACTACGGATCAGAAGGTTGGGGGTTCGAATCCCTCCGGGCGCACCAATGTGAAGTCTCGAGACATCGTTCCTACGGTGTCTCGAGATTTTTTGTTTTTGATGTGCCCCGGGGTGGGGTGATTTCGTTATCTTTTTGGTTGTAGTAGATCTTTTCGTCGGTGAGTGTGTAGGCGGCGATTTGTGCCCCAGTGGTGATGAGTTTGATGTCGACGTGGTTGTCGACGCAGATCATGGTGATGGCCTCGCCGCCCCATCTGCGGCCGATGTAGAGGCGGCGTAGTTTGCCGCGCCA from Corynebacterium fournieri harbors:
- a CDS encoding IS481 family transposase, which gives rise to MNSPNRNIAIVRAVRGQGGTPTNVAKRFGISRQRVHQILNAYDAGGAEAIAPKSRAPHTHPHAVPEALRNDIISIRKQLTRHGLDAGPETIAYHLEQAGKRAPSTSTIRRILTNEGLITPQPQKKPKSSYIRFEAAMPNECWQADITHLFLADNTRVEVLDFLDDHSRYLLSITAAAAFTGPAVAAELTRLIGAYGPPASTLTDNGLVFTARLAGRKGGRNAFEKVLVAHKIQQKNGRPGHPQTQGKIERFHQTIKKWITARPPAQTIDELQQLLNEFRQYYNCTRPHRALGRRTPQQAYTTGVKATPNDNPKEEWRTRNDTVDKNGKVSVRYAGKLFHLGIGRAYKHKKILMVITDNHIITSLVETGEVITEHYIDTACDYQKAYWKHGDPPLHPK
- the mgtE gene encoding magnesium transporter, producing MTTANAAAIAHLEKQLNRHRLDSGDLDGLHEELAEIPLHDVVHVVERQPSKRGAVLIRLLPPERAAAAFDALDPAHQAEIVEALGRDDVAGLFSALGPEDRVRMLDNLPPQIAERFLGELDEDARADTDLILGYEKGSVGRAMSPQVAAVGPGERVRDVVDKLKANADRLETIYTIAVVGQERTLCGVVGLRDLFKAAPDAAVGEVMREFPSVQVSDDAEDAARRLLSSGLLAFPVVDDGNRLVGIFTFDEAQDIVEHADSEDTARQGGSESLKQPYLSTPVLKLVRSRIVWLLVLALSAILTVQVLGIFEDTLAQVTVLSLFIPLLTGTGGNTGNQAATTVTRALALHDVSKGDIIKVMWREFRVGATLGAVLGVLGLAIAWAVFGRDIGIVIGSTLFCVCAMSATVGGMMPIVAKTVGADPAVFSNPFISTFCDATGLLIYFAIAKTVLGL
- a CDS encoding beta strand repeat-containing protein; protein product: MAKSVRSRRTVIAAGTLSLALVAPFVSPVQAQETTTPTSDAEPAPAEQPSTSEGTSAATFEPRFDTANFWNTDEAVVEGLQLQPGDTVAPRTNTIFNWGFNNNDGTLTLIRPKSTAAFGAGKKDIPVRVTTAAGETFDTTLRVNIINERPGAEWENQLTSRYPMDFEKSTSAQSVEGITLPEGVSVSKSGAALPTGWSVSNDGTTIRVTPPTTFKEGDFDLPIEVNDGTDTFKTTLKIAAKNPSKTPAETAGTVASILGPILGSLIGAGTGGNLIGGLGDIIGGLTGGNGGGNTGNQSGTSGNQGGTSGDGAGRLINVVITNNANPSNIGNNNGSPNVVITDNVNPRDNLSNNGNPVITGNANPTVEIKDNLSNNANPTVVITGNANPVITGNANENGSNNSAVVTNNANPSNNGSNNSAVVTGNANPSVVVTGNANPSVVVTGNANENGSNNSAVVTNNANPSNNGSNNSAVVTGNANPSVVVTGNANDNGSNNSAVVTNNANPSNNGSNNSAVVTGNANPSVVVTGNANPSVVVTGNANENGSNNSAVVTNNANPSNNGSNNSAVVTGNANPSVVVTGNANDNGSNNSAVVTNNANPSNNGSNNSAVVTNNANPSNNGSNNSAVVTNNANPSNNGSNNSAVVTGNANPSNNGSNNSAVVTGNANPSNNGSNNSVVATGNANAEVLVTGNANGGLVGFGSSRKRQDENGDHLIDANVGVDGGSSDPRCIASLVGLGLPLVALIPLALASQVYVPGLSDTAQRAERAFNDAARQFNIEPAQVTAAGGATVGVVAALLVTAAVRTCIPRVNGVDVTVGGSSNGNNKPVATVAAPVVETRQS